A genome region from Geodermatophilus bullaregiensis includes the following:
- a CDS encoding RidA family protein codes for MTALRLGSGGPWEDVVGYSRVVAVGDAAWVSGCTATVDGAVVHPGDAGAQARVAFGVLIAALESAGFTAADVVRTRMYVTDTGRWEEVGRVHGEVFGAVRPATAMIGVASLLHPDMLVEVEADAVRGAGT; via the coding sequence GTGACCGCGCTGCGGCTGGGCTCCGGCGGCCCCTGGGAGGACGTCGTCGGCTACAGCCGGGTCGTCGCGGTCGGGGACGCCGCGTGGGTGAGCGGCTGCACCGCCACCGTCGACGGCGCGGTGGTGCACCCCGGGGACGCCGGCGCCCAGGCGCGGGTCGCCTTCGGCGTGCTCATCGCCGCGCTGGAGAGCGCCGGCTTCACCGCGGCCGACGTCGTCCGCACCCGGATGTACGTCACCGACACCGGCCGCTGGGAGGAGGTGGGCCGGGTGCACGGCGAGGTGTTCGGCGCCGTCCGGCCGGCCACCGCGATGATCGGCGTGGCGTCCCTCCTGCACCCGGACATGCTGGTCGAGGTGGAGGCCGACGCGGTGCGGGGAGCGGGCACGTGA
- a CDS encoding ABC transporter ATP-binding protein, whose protein sequence is MSEPREGAVATLRRGLRAMPEFRRGLPATFALALLATAGRVVVPIAVQQVIDRGLLAPGGPDLGLVRTLVLACAVVVLLTAVAVYRMNVRLFRTTETALAGLRSRAFRHVHDLSVLHQQGQRRGSLVSRVTSDVDQLSTFMQWGGVLGVVSLGQLVVATVVMFVYSWQLTLLVLACFVPLAVAVRFFARRLAVVYGVVRERVGDVLAAVSESVVGAPTVRAYGIRERTAARLDRAVDRHYRAQVDAQKVTAAVFVSGEFVAAVANAAVVVVGVLLGLAGQVSAGTLVAFLFLVTLFVAPVQTASEVLNEAQNALAGFRRVLDVLDTEPDVRDPAVATPGRARELPPGPLGVRLEHVGFRYAPDARPALEDVDLTLAPRRRVAVVGETGSGKTTLAKLVTRLMDPTEGRVLLGSEGSGWVPLADVAFSSLRRRVGMVPQDGFLFDATVADNVRYGRPGLTDEQVTAAFEELGLGAWLAALADGVRTPVGQRGDSMSAGERQLVAIARAHVAAPDLLMLDEATSAVDPATEQRLTHALDRLTDGRTTVTIAHRLSTAERADEVLVVDAGRVVQRGTHAELVGVVGPYARLHASWRRSSAGEPSPVA, encoded by the coding sequence GTGAGCGAGCCCCGCGAGGGCGCCGTCGCGACGCTGCGCCGCGGGCTGCGCGCCATGCCGGAGTTCCGCCGCGGCCTGCCCGCCACCTTCGCCCTGGCCCTGCTCGCCACCGCCGGCCGGGTGGTGGTGCCCATCGCCGTCCAGCAGGTCATCGACCGCGGCCTGCTCGCCCCCGGCGGCCCCGACCTCGGTCTCGTCCGCACGCTGGTGCTCGCCTGCGCCGTCGTCGTCCTGCTGACCGCCGTCGCGGTCTACCGGATGAACGTCCGGCTGTTCCGCACCACCGAGACCGCGCTGGCCGGGCTGCGCTCGCGCGCCTTCCGGCACGTGCACGACCTCTCCGTGCTGCACCAGCAGGGCCAGCGCCGCGGCTCCCTGGTCTCGCGGGTCACCAGCGACGTCGACCAGCTCTCGACCTTCATGCAGTGGGGCGGCGTCCTCGGCGTCGTCAGCCTCGGCCAGCTGGTCGTGGCCACCGTGGTCATGTTCGTCTACTCCTGGCAGCTGACCCTGCTGGTGCTGGCCTGCTTCGTGCCGCTGGCGGTCGCGGTGCGCTTCTTCGCCCGGCGGCTGGCCGTCGTCTACGGCGTCGTCCGCGAGCGGGTCGGCGACGTGCTCGCCGCCGTCTCGGAGTCCGTCGTCGGCGCCCCGACGGTGCGCGCCTACGGCATCCGCGAGCGCACGGCGGCCCGCCTCGACCGCGCCGTCGACCGGCACTACCGCGCCCAGGTCGACGCGCAGAAGGTCACCGCCGCGGTGTTCGTCAGCGGCGAGTTCGTGGCCGCCGTCGCCAACGCCGCCGTCGTCGTGGTCGGCGTCCTGCTCGGACTGGCTGGGCAGGTCAGCGCCGGCACGCTCGTGGCCTTCCTCTTCCTCGTCACGCTGTTCGTCGCGCCGGTGCAGACCGCCAGCGAGGTCCTCAACGAGGCGCAGAACGCCCTCGCCGGGTTCCGCCGGGTGCTCGACGTCCTCGACACCGAGCCCGACGTCCGCGACCCCGCCGTCGCCACGCCCGGGCGGGCCCGCGAGCTGCCGCCCGGCCCGCTCGGCGTCCGCCTCGAGCACGTCGGCTTCCGCTACGCGCCGGACGCGCGTCCGGCGCTCGAGGACGTCGACCTCACCCTCGCCCCGCGCCGCCGGGTCGCCGTCGTGGGGGAGACCGGGTCGGGCAAGACGACGCTGGCCAAGCTGGTCACCCGCCTCATGGACCCGACGGAGGGCCGCGTCCTGCTCGGCTCCGAGGGGTCCGGCTGGGTGCCGCTGGCCGACGTCGCCTTCTCCTCGCTGCGCCGGCGGGTCGGCATGGTGCCCCAGGACGGGTTCCTGTTCGACGCCACGGTCGCCGACAACGTCCGCTACGGCCGCCCCGGCCTCACCGACGAGCAGGTGACCGCGGCGTTCGAGGAGCTCGGCCTGGGCGCGTGGCTGGCCGCCCTGGCCGACGGCGTGCGCACCCCCGTGGGCCAGCGCGGGGACTCGATGTCGGCGGGGGAGCGGCAGCTGGTCGCCATCGCCCGCGCGCACGTGGCCGCGCCCGACCTGCTCATGCTCGACGAGGCCACCAGCGCCGTCGACCCCGCCACCGAGCAGCGGCTCACCCACGCTCTCGACCGGCTCACCGACGGGCGGACGACGGTGACCATCGCGCACCGCCTGTCCACCGCCGAGCGCGCCGACGAGGTGCTGGTCGTCGACGCCGGCCGGGTGGTGCAGCGCGGCACGCACGCGGAGCTGGTGGGCGTCGTCGGCCCCTACGCCCGGCTGCACGCCTCCTGGCGCCGCTCGTCGGCCGGCGAGCCGTCGCCGGTGGCCTGA
- a CDS encoding TIGR03085 family metal-binding protein: MTPSSRSLAARERAALADLLDELGPDAPTCCAGWTTAHLAAHLVTRDRRPDAMPGYALETTPLGGPLHAHAAAVEDRLRTSTPYPEVVARVRQGPPPWLPGAWAPAQLVDGPEFAIHHEDARRAQPGWQPRHLPLADADRLWTAASFFARRAAGGLPGGLVLQRSDVPGPPKRIRSGDAVTTVEGEPLEVLLWASGRRDVARVAVRGGAPAT; the protein is encoded by the coding sequence GTGACTCCCTCTTCCCGCTCCCTCGCCGCGCGCGAGCGGGCGGCTCTCGCCGACCTGCTCGACGAGCTCGGCCCCGACGCGCCGACCTGCTGCGCGGGCTGGACGACGGCGCACCTGGCCGCGCACCTGGTCACCCGCGACCGGCGTCCCGACGCGATGCCCGGCTACGCGCTGGAGACGACGCCGCTGGGCGGGCCGCTGCACGCGCACGCGGCCGCGGTGGAGGACCGGCTGCGCACCTCGACGCCCTATCCCGAGGTGGTGGCGCGGGTCCGGCAGGGTCCCCCGCCCTGGCTGCCGGGCGCCTGGGCACCGGCACAGCTGGTCGACGGGCCCGAGTTCGCGATCCACCACGAGGACGCCCGCCGGGCCCAGCCCGGCTGGCAGCCGCGGCACCTGCCCCTGGCCGACGCCGACCGGCTGTGGACGGCCGCGTCCTTCTTCGCCCGCCGCGCCGCGGGCGGCCTGCCCGGCGGGCTGGTGCTGCAGCGCAGCGACGTGCCCGGGCCCCCGAAGCGGATCCGCTCCGGCGACGCCGTGACCACCGTCGAGGGCGAGCCCCTGGAGGTCCTGCTCTGGGCCAGCGGGCGGCGCGACGTCGCCCGGGTGGCCGTGCGGGGCGGCGCGCCGGCCACCTGA
- a CDS encoding Trp biosynthesis-associated membrane protein, giving the protein MSGSAVPPAPPDGSGPGTPDPRRELGAAVAGCALAGGLALSAGGQTWATVTVTRPPPLPPVTEALAGSAVAPLATAAGLLLLAAAVAVLAVRGVGRAAVGVLVAAAGVVLAWAGGRVLVAGPDPVPTAPGETVSTDLSAGWPVLCLVAAAVALAAGLLVLARGRRWPGMGRRYERTPGAAAPAPARARTDEDRALDAWRALDRGDDPTDDPTGDPTGDLAGDPVADPAPGVAATTDDPATRAPGRRP; this is encoded by the coding sequence GTGAGCGGCTCCGCCGTCCCGCCGGCTCCGCCGGACGGGAGCGGGCCCGGGACGCCGGACCCGCGCCGCGAGCTGGGTGCGGCCGTCGCCGGCTGCGCGCTCGCCGGCGGGCTGGCCCTGTCCGCGGGCGGGCAGACGTGGGCGACGGTCACCGTGACCCGCCCCCCGCCCCTGCCGCCGGTCACCGAGGCGCTCGCGGGGTCGGCCGTCGCCCCGCTGGCGACCGCCGCCGGGCTGCTGCTGCTGGCCGCGGCCGTCGCCGTCCTCGCCGTCCGCGGCGTCGGGCGGGCAGCCGTCGGCGTGCTCGTCGCCGCCGCCGGGGTGGTCCTCGCCTGGGCGGGCGGGCGGGTCCTGGTCGCGGGGCCGGACCCGGTGCCGACGGCGCCGGGGGAGACGGTGAGCACCGACCTGTCCGCCGGGTGGCCGGTGCTGTGCCTCGTCGCCGCCGCGGTCGCGCTGGCCGCCGGGCTGCTGGTCCTCGCCCGCGGACGGCGGTGGCCGGGCATGGGCCGCCGCTACGAGCGGACGCCGGGCGCCGCCGCACCCGCGCCGGCCCGCGCGCGCACCGACGAGGACCGCGCGCTGGACGCCTGGCGGGCCCTCGACCGCGGCGACGACCCGACCGACGACCCGACCGGGGACCCCACCGGCGACCTCGCCGGTGATCCGGTCGCCGATCCCGCACCCGGGGTCGCCGCGACCACCGACGACCCGGCGACCAGGGCTCCCGGCCGCCGCCCTTAG
- the hisF gene encoding imidazole glycerol phosphate synthase subunit HisF, which yields MSIAVRVIPCLDVDAGRVVKGVNFVDLRDAGDPVEMARVYDAEGADELTFLDITASSGDRETTYDVVRRTAESVFIPLTVGGGVRSPDDVDRLLRAGADKVAVNTAAVARPELISEIADRFGNQVLVLSLDARRVRDGAVTDSGFEITTHGGRRGTGRDAVEWVVQAAALGVGEVLLNSMDADGTRAGFDTELIRAVRREVGVPVIASGGAGAVEHFPPAVEAGADAVLAASVFHFGTLRIGEVKAGLARAGVPVRTAADTPLR from the coding sequence GTGAGCATCGCCGTCCGGGTGATCCCGTGCCTCGACGTCGACGCCGGCCGGGTGGTCAAGGGCGTCAACTTCGTCGACCTGCGCGACGCCGGCGACCCGGTGGAGATGGCCCGCGTCTACGACGCCGAGGGCGCCGACGAGCTCACCTTCCTCGACATCACCGCCAGCTCCGGCGACCGCGAGACCACCTACGACGTCGTCCGCCGCACCGCCGAGAGCGTGTTCATCCCGCTCACCGTCGGCGGGGGCGTGCGCAGCCCCGACGACGTCGACCGGCTGCTGCGGGCCGGCGCGGACAAGGTCGCGGTCAACACCGCCGCCGTCGCCCGGCCGGAGCTGATCAGCGAGATCGCCGACCGCTTCGGCAACCAGGTGCTCGTGCTCTCCCTCGACGCCCGCCGCGTCCGCGACGGCGCGGTCACCGACTCCGGCTTCGAGATCACCACCCACGGCGGCCGCCGCGGCACCGGCCGCGACGCCGTCGAGTGGGTGGTGCAGGCCGCCGCGCTCGGGGTGGGGGAGGTGCTGCTCAACTCGATGGACGCCGACGGCACCCGCGCCGGCTTCGACACCGAACTCATCCGCGCCGTCCGCCGCGAGGTCGGCGTCCCGGTGATCGCCAGCGGGGGAGCGGGCGCGGTCGAGCACTTCCCGCCCGCGGTCGAGGCCGGCGCCGACGCGGTGCTGGCGGCCAGCGTCTTCCACTTCGGCACGCTGCGCATCGGCGAGGTGAAGGCGGGTCTCGCGCGGGCCGGCGTCCCCGTGCGGACCGCCGCGGACACGCCACTGCGCTAG
- a CDS encoding anthranilate synthase component I, which yields MRLGETSPAREEFAGLDQPVVPVTRRLLADGETAVGIYRKLAGNRPGTVLLESAEQGKRWSRYSFVGVRAAGVLTERDGATVWLGDPLPGLTDDLPADPLAAVRTLARRLRSPRRPDLPRLTGGLVGYLGYDVVRRLERLPTTSTDDLGMPELALMLVTDLAVLDHTDGTVLLIANALTGSGDPGAAWDDAVARLDAMAADLSKAVPPGVATFTPTEPPPVTSTMAPGVYEAGVETVREHIRAGDAFQVVLAQRFETETDVKALDLYRVLRATNPSPYMYLLRFAGRESPFDVVGSSPEALVTVTGTGAVVHPPAGTRPRGATEEEDLRLAEGLLADPKERAEHVMLVDLARNDLGRVCVPGSVEVPDFMRVEHYSHVMHLVSTVSGEVAPGRDALDVFDATFPAGTVSGAPKPRAMEIIESLEPTRRALYAGTVGYVDASGDMDMAIAIRTAVLHQGRAYVQAGAGVVADSDPATEEAETRHKARAVLSAIATAEGMREVR from the coding sequence GTGCGGCTCGGTGAGACCAGCCCGGCGCGCGAGGAGTTCGCCGGGCTCGACCAGCCGGTGGTGCCGGTGACCCGGCGGCTGCTGGCCGACGGCGAGACCGCCGTCGGCATCTACCGCAAGCTGGCCGGCAACCGCCCCGGCACGGTGCTGCTGGAGTCCGCCGAGCAGGGCAAGCGCTGGTCGCGCTACAGCTTCGTCGGCGTCCGCGCCGCCGGGGTGCTCACCGAGCGCGACGGCGCCACCGTGTGGCTGGGCGACCCGCTGCCCGGGCTCACCGACGACCTGCCCGCCGACCCGCTGGCCGCCGTCCGCACGCTCGCCCGCCGGCTGCGCTCCCCGCGCCGCCCCGACCTGCCCCGGCTCACCGGCGGCCTGGTCGGCTACCTCGGCTACGACGTCGTCCGGCGGCTGGAGCGGCTGCCGACCACCAGCACCGACGACCTCGGCATGCCCGAGCTGGCGCTCATGCTGGTCACCGACCTCGCCGTGCTCGACCACACCGACGGCACGGTGCTGCTCATCGCCAACGCGCTGACCGGCTCCGGCGACCCCGGGGCCGCCTGGGACGACGCGGTCGCGCGGCTCGACGCGATGGCCGCCGACCTGAGCAAGGCCGTGCCCCCCGGCGTCGCCACGTTCACCCCGACCGAGCCGCCGCCGGTGACCAGCACGATGGCGCCCGGGGTCTACGAGGCCGGGGTGGAGACCGTCCGCGAGCACATCCGTGCCGGCGACGCCTTCCAGGTCGTGCTCGCCCAGCGCTTCGAGACCGAGACCGACGTCAAGGCGCTGGACCTCTACCGGGTGCTGCGGGCGACCAACCCCTCGCCGTACATGTACCTGCTGCGCTTCGCCGGCCGGGAGTCGCCCTTCGACGTCGTCGGCTCCTCGCCGGAGGCGCTGGTGACCGTCACGGGCACCGGCGCGGTCGTGCACCCGCCGGCCGGCACCCGCCCGCGCGGCGCCACCGAGGAGGAGGACCTGCGGCTGGCCGAGGGCCTGCTCGCCGACCCCAAGGAGCGTGCCGAGCACGTGATGCTGGTCGACCTGGCCCGCAACGACCTGGGCCGGGTGTGCGTGCCGGGCTCGGTCGAGGTGCCCGACTTCATGCGGGTCGAGCACTACAGCCACGTCATGCACCTGGTCTCGACGGTGTCGGGGGAGGTGGCGCCCGGCCGCGACGCGCTCGACGTCTTCGACGCCACGTTCCCGGCCGGCACCGTCTCCGGCGCCCCCAAGCCGCGGGCGATGGAGATCATCGAGTCGCTCGAGCCCACGCGGCGGGCGCTGTACGCGGGCACCGTCGGCTACGTCGACGCCAGCGGCGACATGGACATGGCCATCGCCATCCGCACCGCCGTGCTGCACCAGGGGCGGGCCTACGTGCAGGCCGGCGCGGGGGTCGTCGCCGACAGCGACCCCGCCACCGAGGAGGCCGAGACCCGGCACAAGGCCCGCGCGGTGCTCTCGGCCATCGCCACGGCCGAGGGGATGCGGGAGGTCCGGTGA
- the priA gene encoding bifunctional 1-(5-phosphoribosyl)-5-((5-phosphoribosylamino)methylideneamino)imidazole-4-carboxamide isomerase/phosphoribosylanthranilate isomerase PriA — MPILQLLPAVDVADGQAVRLVQGEAGSETAYGDPLDAALQWQRDGAEWVHLVDLDAAFGRGSNRELLARVVGELDVDVELSGGIRDDESLAAALATGCRRVNLGTAALESPEWCARAIAEHGDRIAVGLDVRGTRLAARGWTREGGELYETLARLDAEGCARYVVTDITKDGTLRGPNLELLREVCAATPRPVVASGGVSSLDDVRALAGLTEVGVEGAIVGKALYAGAFTLPEALAVTRERA, encoded by the coding sequence GTGCCGATCCTGCAACTGCTCCCCGCCGTCGACGTCGCCGACGGCCAGGCCGTCCGGCTCGTGCAGGGGGAGGCCGGCAGCGAGACCGCCTACGGCGACCCGCTCGACGCCGCCCTGCAGTGGCAGCGCGACGGCGCCGAGTGGGTGCACCTGGTCGACCTCGACGCCGCCTTCGGCCGGGGCAGCAACCGCGAGCTGCTGGCCCGCGTCGTCGGCGAGCTCGACGTCGACGTGGAGCTGTCCGGCGGCATCCGCGACGACGAGAGCCTCGCCGCGGCCCTGGCCACCGGCTGCCGCCGGGTCAACCTCGGCACCGCGGCGCTGGAGTCGCCCGAGTGGTGCGCCCGCGCCATCGCCGAGCACGGTGACCGCATCGCCGTCGGCCTCGACGTGCGCGGCACCCGGCTCGCCGCCCGCGGCTGGACCCGCGAGGGCGGCGAGCTCTACGAGACCCTCGCCCGGCTCGACGCCGAGGGCTGCGCCCGCTACGTGGTCACCGACATCACCAAGGACGGCACGCTGCGCGGCCCCAACCTCGAGCTGCTGCGCGAGGTGTGCGCCGCCACACCGCGGCCGGTGGTCGCCTCCGGCGGGGTCAGCTCGCTCGACGACGTCCGCGCGCTGGCCGGGCTGACCGAGGTCGGCGTCGAGGGCGCCATCGTCGGCAAGGCCCTCTACGCCGGCGCCTTCACCCTCCCCGAGGCGCTGGCGGTCACCCGGGAGCGCGCGTGA
- the hisI gene encoding phosphoribosyl-AMP cyclohydrolase yields the protein MSAVPAAESALDPAVAALLRRDPAGLVAAVVQQHDTGEVLMVAWMDDEALHRTLSTGRATYWSRSRGEYWVKGETSGHRQWVRDVRVDCDGDALLVLVDQEGPACHTGERSCFHRGLEVSGAAR from the coding sequence ATGTCCGCCGTCCCCGCCGCCGAGTCGGCGCTCGACCCCGCGGTCGCCGCGCTGCTGCGCCGCGACCCCGCCGGGCTGGTCGCCGCGGTCGTCCAGCAGCACGACACCGGTGAGGTGCTCATGGTCGCCTGGATGGACGACGAGGCGCTGCACCGCACGCTGAGCACCGGCCGGGCCACCTACTGGTCGCGCAGCCGCGGCGAGTACTGGGTGAAGGGGGAGACCTCCGGGCACCGGCAGTGGGTCCGCGACGTGCGGGTCGACTGCGACGGCGACGCGCTGCTCGTGCTCGTCGACCAGGAGGGCCCGGCCTGCCACACCGGCGAGCGCTCCTGCTTCCACCGCGGGCTGGAGGTGTCCGGTGCGGCTCGGTGA
- a CDS encoding ABC transporter ATP-binding protein, giving the protein MPRRRDAVVRRGLRHVGRAITEQRGMFTLALLASSLYGAMTVASAYVIGGITDRVILPAFDAGDTTAGALTLAVAVVLGVALLKILGILGRRLFAGIMAYRLQADYRRRVTGQYLRLPLSWHMRHPTGQLLSNANSDVEAAWFFVSPLPFACGALVMIAITVVALLVTDPLLAVVGLVVFPLVFAVNVVYSQVMSPRMQRAQQLRAEVSEIAHESFDAALVVKTLGREDVESARFTERAGELRDGLVAVGRVRGLFDPMMEALPNLGTLAVLLVGAGRVASGDTDPGELVSIAYLFTVLALPIRAIGWVLADLPRALAGFDRVTPVLDATGETPHGPEAAAGGAGGAGLGLRAVDHVFDGSARPTLSGVTFDVAAGSTVAVVGPTGSGKSTLAGLLVRLVDPASGHVLLDGVDVRRLREGEVSAQAAFVPQGTFLFDDTVRGNVTLGGDFSDDEVRAALRVAAADDFVDRLPDGLDTRVGERGASLSGGQRQRLALARAVVRRSRLLVLDDATSAVDPAVEARILDALRSAERPSTVVVVAYRQATIALADEVVWLEDGRVTARGSHEHLLAEVPGYAALVRAYSQAEVAA; this is encoded by the coding sequence GTGCCCCGCCGCCGAGACGCCGTGGTCCGGCGCGGACTGCGCCACGTCGGCCGCGCCATCACCGAGCAGCGGGGGATGTTCACCCTCGCCCTGCTGGCCAGCAGCCTCTACGGGGCCATGACCGTGGCCAGCGCCTACGTGATCGGCGGGATCACCGACCGGGTGATCCTGCCGGCGTTCGACGCCGGCGACACCACGGCCGGGGCGCTCACCCTGGCCGTCGCCGTCGTGCTCGGGGTCGCCCTGCTCAAGATCCTCGGCATCCTCGGCCGGCGGCTGTTCGCCGGGATCATGGCCTACCGCCTGCAGGCCGACTACCGGCGCCGGGTCACCGGCCAGTACCTGCGGCTGCCGCTGTCGTGGCACATGCGCCACCCGACCGGCCAGCTGCTGTCCAACGCCAACTCCGACGTCGAGGCCGCCTGGTTCTTCGTCTCGCCGCTGCCCTTCGCCTGCGGTGCGCTCGTGATGATCGCCATCACCGTGGTCGCGCTGCTGGTCACCGACCCGCTGCTGGCGGTGGTCGGGCTGGTCGTCTTCCCGCTGGTCTTCGCCGTCAACGTCGTCTACTCGCAGGTGATGAGCCCGCGGATGCAGCGGGCCCAGCAGTTGCGCGCCGAGGTCAGCGAGATCGCCCACGAGAGCTTCGACGCCGCGCTCGTGGTCAAGACGCTCGGCCGGGAGGACGTCGAGAGCGCCCGGTTCACCGAGCGGGCGGGGGAGCTGCGCGACGGGCTGGTCGCCGTCGGCCGGGTGCGCGGCCTGTTCGACCCGATGATGGAGGCGCTGCCCAACCTGGGCACGCTGGCCGTGCTGCTGGTGGGCGCGGGCCGGGTGGCCTCCGGGGACACCGACCCCGGGGAGCTGGTCAGCATCGCCTACCTGTTCACCGTGCTGGCGCTGCCCATCCGCGCGATCGGCTGGGTGCTGGCCGACCTCCCGCGCGCGCTGGCCGGGTTCGACCGGGTCACCCCGGTGCTCGACGCGACCGGCGAGACGCCGCACGGCCCGGAGGCCGCCGCCGGGGGTGCGGGCGGGGCGGGGCTGGGCCTGCGCGCGGTCGACCACGTCTTCGACGGCTCGGCCCGGCCGACGCTGTCGGGGGTCACCTTCGACGTCGCGGCCGGGAGCACGGTCGCCGTCGTCGGGCCGACCGGCTCGGGCAAGTCCACGCTGGCCGGGCTGCTGGTCCGCCTGGTCGACCCCGCGAGCGGGCACGTGCTGCTCGACGGCGTCGACGTGCGCCGGCTGCGCGAGGGCGAGGTCAGCGCCCAGGCCGCCTTCGTCCCGCAGGGCACCTTCCTCTTCGACGACACCGTGCGCGGCAACGTCACCCTCGGCGGCGACTTCTCCGACGACGAGGTCCGGGCCGCGCTGCGGGTCGCCGCCGCCGACGACTTCGTCGACCGGCTCCCCGACGGCCTCGACACCCGCGTCGGCGAGCGCGGCGCCTCGCTGTCCGGCGGGCAGCGGCAGCGGCTGGCGCTGGCCCGCGCCGTCGTCCGCCGTTCCCGGCTGCTGGTCCTCGACGACGCCACCAGCGCCGTCGACCCCGCCGTCGAGGCGCGCATCCTCGACGCGCTGCGCTCGGCCGAGCGGCCCTCCACCGTGGTCGTCGTGGCCTACCGGCAGGCCACCATCGCGCTGGCCGACGAGGTGGTCTGGCTCGAGGACGGCCGGGTCACCGCCCGCGGCAGCCACGAGCACCTGCTCGCCGAGGTGCCCGGCTACGCCGCCCTGGTGCGCGCGTACTCGCAGGCGGAGGTCGCGGCGTGA
- a CDS encoding FAD-binding dehydrogenase yields the protein MIDTDVVVVGSGLAGLVATAELADAGRRVVLLEQEPEASFGGQAWWSFGGLFLVDSPEQRRLRVRDSLELARQDWFGTAAFDRAEDHWPRQWAEAYLDFAAGEKRAWLREQGVGFFPVVGWAERGGYTATGHGNSVPRFHIVWGTGPGIVEPFARRVRAAVDRGLVELRFRHRVTGLVVDDGAVTGVRGSVLAPSDAARGEASSREELAPFEIAAQAVVVTSGGIGGNHELVRRNWPARLGPAPQRLLSGVPAHVDGLMLEATEAAGGHVVNRDRMWHYTEGIANHSPVWARHGIRILPGPSSLWLDATGTRLPVPLFPGFDTLGTLAHIGQTGHEHTWFLATKKIVEKEFALSGSEQNPDLTGRDLGLLLDRVKAGVAGPVQAFLDRGEDFVTATTLPELVAGMNRVTGGGPVVDLATVEREVLARDREVANAFTKDLQLTAVRGARRYLGDKLIRVAPPHRLLDPEAGPLIAVRLNLLTRKTLGGLETDLSGRVLRPGGDPFPGLYAAGEVAGFGGGGMHGYRSLEGTFLGGCLFSGRVAGRALAAAL from the coding sequence GTGATCGACACGGACGTCGTCGTGGTGGGGTCCGGCCTGGCCGGGCTGGTGGCCACCGCCGAGCTGGCCGACGCCGGCCGGCGCGTGGTGCTGCTCGAGCAGGAGCCGGAGGCGTCCTTCGGCGGGCAGGCCTGGTGGTCCTTCGGCGGGCTGTTCCTCGTGGACTCCCCCGAGCAGCGCCGGCTGCGGGTGCGCGACTCCCTGGAGCTGGCCCGCCAGGACTGGTTCGGCACCGCCGCCTTCGACCGCGCCGAGGACCACTGGCCGCGGCAGTGGGCGGAGGCCTACCTGGACTTCGCCGCGGGGGAGAAGCGCGCGTGGCTGCGCGAGCAGGGCGTCGGCTTCTTCCCCGTCGTGGGCTGGGCCGAGCGGGGCGGCTACACCGCCACCGGGCACGGCAACTCCGTGCCGCGCTTCCACATCGTCTGGGGCACCGGACCCGGCATCGTCGAGCCCTTCGCCCGCCGGGTGCGCGCCGCCGTCGACCGCGGCCTGGTGGAGCTGCGCTTCCGGCACCGGGTCACCGGGCTCGTGGTGGACGACGGCGCGGTCACCGGTGTGCGCGGGTCGGTGCTGGCGCCCAGCGACGCCGCCCGCGGGGAGGCCAGCTCCCGCGAGGAGCTGGCGCCGTTCGAGATCGCCGCGCAGGCCGTCGTCGTCACCTCCGGCGGCATCGGCGGCAACCACGAGCTGGTCCGCCGCAACTGGCCCGCCCGGCTCGGCCCCGCGCCGCAGCGGCTGCTCTCCGGCGTCCCCGCCCACGTCGACGGGCTGATGCTCGAGGCCACCGAGGCCGCCGGCGGCCACGTGGTCAACCGCGACCGCATGTGGCACTACACCGAGGGCATCGCCAACCACTCGCCCGTCTGGGCGCGGCACGGCATCCGCATCCTGCCGGGGCCCTCGTCGCTGTGGCTCGACGCCACCGGCACCCGGCTGCCCGTCCCGCTGTTCCCCGGTTTCGACACCCTCGGGACGCTGGCGCACATCGGGCAGACCGGCCACGAGCACACCTGGTTCCTCGCCACGAAGAAGATCGTCGAGAAGGAGTTCGCGCTGTCGGGCTCCGAGCAGAACCCCGACCTGACCGGCAGGGACCTCGGACTGCTGCTCGACCGGGTCAAGGCCGGCGTGGCCGGGCCGGTGCAGGCCTTCCTCGACCGCGGCGAGGACTTCGTCACCGCCACGACCCTGCCCGAGCTGGTCGCCGGGATGAACCGCGTCACCGGCGGCGGCCCGGTGGTCGACCTCGCCACCGTCGAGCGCGAGGTGCTCGCCCGCGACCGCGAGGTGGCCAACGCGTTCACCAAGGACCTGCAGCTGACCGCCGTCCGCGGCGCCCGGCGCTACCTCGGCGACAAGCTCATCCGGGTCGCCCCGCCGCACCGGCTGCTCGACCCGGAGGCCGGCCCGCTCATCGCCGTCCGGCTCAACCTGCTCACCCGCAAGACCCTCGGCGGTCTGGAGACCGACCTGTCCGGCCGGGTGCTGCGGCCCGGCGGCGACCCGTTCCCCGGGCTGTACGCCGCCGGTGAGGTCGCCGGGTTCGGCGGCGGGGGGATGCACGGCTACCGGTCGCTGGAGGGCACCTTCCTCGGCGGCTGCCTGTTCTCCGGCCGCGTGGCCGGCCGGGCACTGGCGGCGGCGCTGTGA